TCCATGGAAATATAATTATGTCTTTTGGTTGTACGCAAACCAAGGCAAGTACCGACGTATCTAAGGCATACATCTGCGTACCCCAACTATCTGACTTGACACATTTAAATTAACTTAAAAATGACGAATATACCTTATTAAGATGCTAGTCAAAATGAATCCATATCCATTGCTTGCATTAGTTGATGCCGAGCAATCTTGCACTTTCTGTAATTGTCCGTTGGCCAACTAGCTTTTATTTTTCGGATAAAATTTTCTTTTATAATAGATGTTTCCCTCTTTGTTACAATTGAAAGTTGCTAAGTGCATCAAAAGGATAAATCACCTAGATATAAGCAATGAGGGGCATGAAAATAGAAATCCCATTTATTTATAGCTTTTACAATTTTATCGGTATGTTGTACAAAGGTGGTGTATATACCTTGTGTTTAAGTGTACACTACATGAATTTGTCTATTTATTAGATGCACATATCTAAATACTTAACGTGGCACATGTATATTCCAAATTATTATGTTCAACATATATGGTATAATTTACTATCGCTTGTTAGTTCATTCTTCGATGAGATAAGCATTTATATAACCATAAGAACCATAAACTTGCCAATATTTAGAAATTATAGTGAATTTAGATAGTTGGCTTGTGAGGCATCCTTATGCGGATAAAAAAACCCATACCTAATCCTTACATGGAAAACTAGTCATGTTAGATCCTTAGTTGGATTGCAGGTCTAAGTTGCATAGGGTGTTAAAAAGTCTAAAACAAAACTAATTAAACGCCCAAGAGAAACCCACCAGAGGCGGGCACTAGCACTCCAAGCATTCTATATATACGATACCTCTACCCTCTTATTCTCTCACAAAACACAACAAGATACAACTTGCCCCACCATTCAACTAGTCCATTCAGTTCTCTTTCGCCCTTCTTGCACACAATCGTCTCCATGGCTAGTCCATTCGGTGTCTTGGTTTGTTTACTTATAGTGCTACCACAAATCCTTGCTATTTCTAGCCCCATCGACGAGATTGCACCTCTTAAGACATGTCAGTTCCCTTGTATGACCGAGGTTAACTTGCACTTGTTCTTGCACCAATTCGTCGACGGGCCAAACAACCCAAATCGCAATGAGGAAACCTTACTCCAAGCAAGTTTTCCTTTTGGGTTTGGGACGACGATAGTCCATGACTGGACTCTTACCGAGACAACAAATTCCAAAGACACGGTTGTTGCACGTGTACAAGGTGTGCATGTCCAGGCTGGTTTAACCAAGCCTAACAGATGGTACACGACTCATAACATAGAGTTTCAGCAAGGAAGGTAATATGTTTTGCTACTTTTCAATATCTAAGTATATTTCATGAGTTCTTTGCCTGCAACATTAAATTTATGTCCTTACCTGTACTATATTTGTAGCCAAGGATTTCACACACCTTACTAGTGTATAGACACATATTAATAAGTGTGCATTTGTCAAACTCTACATGCACTTCTGACCCTATAACGGAACTTTCTATTTTGAACATGAAACAGGTTTGCGGGGTCCACCCTTCAAGTGATGGGTATAACCGCAGGTTTGGAAAGTGGGCAGTGGTCTATTGTCGGTGGAACTGGTCAATTCATTATGGCACAGGGTATAATAAGTTTCACAAATCATCCGGCCTCTACTTTTGAAGATGGTATTAAAGAACTCAATATTCGTGTACGCTTCACAAGGGATATTACACAAGCTGTAAGTACAATATTATAATTAAGTTTATATTCAAATTCTTGTGCTCTATTCGTTGAAGGGAAATGGATTGTACCGTACATATTATCCTACCGAAACCGCATTACATTAAGATATTTGTGGACATTCAAGTGCAGATGCATTAACGGAGGTTCTGTTTTAACGACATTGGCCATATTTAACTAAATCAAATGCTTGTTGAATGTTTTGTGCAATTAGTTTATAGGGTGTTGCATATCAAGTAATGAAGCTTTATATACAAATGCTTGACATGACACTAGCTATGGTTTCACTTTTCGCTGCAGGCTTGAGGTGTATCTCGTCCGTTGAAAGACTAGCGCCAATGTCAGTAATTTGATGGGAAAATGTGTTTGCATTTTGCTTGTAGTGTGATGGATCGTTGTTGTGGTCTGCCTGTGTCATTAGAGTATGCGTTAGCATACCCTCTTTCTATCTTTCATTCAAAATATCATGTGGGTTTCTCGCACGGTGGATATCCAGTCCATAATCTGTGTCAACCCATCTGTTTGTTGGTGTCTATGTAATGTCTTGGATATGATGTGTAATAATGGAGCTTGTTTGTTTGAGAAAGTGTTATACCCACATAATTATATTATTTGGATTAATCATGAGACAAGCATATATGAAAACTTAAAGCAAAATAAATTAATGAAACACAAGACAACCGTTATTCATACACTTAACAGTGTCTATCCCGAAAGCAGTTTACCTCAAGGACCATAAGAGCCCCAATGTTTTCCACAACGTTTAGAATAATTGCCAACAAAGATATCACCTAGGCGGCCATGACATAACGCAATCATATAAAAACGATAGCCATGTTATTTGGTAGCATCGGCAGATGCATATACATGTCTTGTACTCTTTTTGCAAATACACAAAAGATTAGTGCATTAATGTATTGCAAGGGGAAAATTTGATGTTATAGAATTGGGGCTCTTAACCACAAGGACCTGGGCTCGACCTTGACTCGAACAAGGCAGGGCTACAAcggttgtactccctctgtaaaaaatataagagtgtttaaggAGAGCGGTGCTACTGTGATGGGCGGCATCTGAACATGTTATCTTAGTCCATGGCAGAAAATACGGGTGGAAGAAATTGACGTCGACTGATGGTATACGAGGATGAACAGTGATGTACGCCAGTGCCCGGCTCGTCTTTTTGCGCTGACGAGCCGAGCCGTCCGTCAGGAGAACCTGACCCAAGGAGGCAaaatttcatgttttgaccctttttcgAAACCTATTCAAGATCTGACCCTAAGTTGAAATTTTTTCGAGATCTGACCATTTTTGCTACCGCCAGAGTCCATGATGGTAGGGtctaacagcctaccgccagggacttTGGCGGTAGGAAACATCTCTACCGCCAAACGGGCTGGCGGTAGCCTGCACAATCTTACCGTCAAGGTGCTTGGCAGTAGGCACAAGCACACACTGTGTTCAATACTTAGGGGGGTTTTGGcggtagggcatgcaaccctaccgccagggtccttGACGGTAGGCTATTATACCCTACCGTCATGGTCCctcgcggtagcaaaagggtcagatcttaAAAAAATTCTAAACTAGGGTCATATCTTGAATAGGTTTggaaaaagggtcaaaacatgaaatttAGCCGCCCAAGGATGAGAAACGTAATCGCGTCGTTTGTTGCAGGGCCAACCAGCGGCCAAGACGTGTCCTGACGGACCCCATCACTCAAACGACCACATCTTTTTTCCTAATTTACAGAATATctttttgccttgccttatccagcAGACTGCTGCTGTTCCACACTCCATAGCCTCTCCTTGTACAGCTCCGTGAAAGATGATTCCGACGAGGTGAGGTCCGCCGCTCGGCGCCGTAGCTGGCGGCCAGACGGAAGCTGTCGCGGCTAGCGCCGCCCACCTCCGGCCTGCTGCGCCGCGTGGGGCAGTGGTCTTGACTGAAGGCAAGATGGGGTCCGTGCATAGCTCCGCTCGCTTCAGCCGCGCTACGCCGCACGGGGCTGTATCCTTGGCCGGTGGGAAAACGGGGGCCGTCGCG
This portion of the Triticum dicoccoides isolate Atlit2015 ecotype Zavitan chromosome 7A, WEW_v2.0, whole genome shotgun sequence genome encodes:
- the LOC119332621 gene encoding dirigent protein 5-like; translated protein: MASPFGVLVCLLIVLPQILAISSPIDEIAPLKTCQFPCMTEVNLHLFLHQFVDGPNNPNRNEETLLQASFPFGFGTTIVHDWTLTETTNSKDTVVARVQGVHVQAGLTKPNRWYTTHNIEFQQGRFAGSTLQVMGITAGLESGQWSIVGGTGQFIMAQGIISFTNHPASTFEDGIKELNIRVRFTRDITQAA